In the Brassica napus cultivar Da-Ae chromosome A7, Da-Ae, whole genome shotgun sequence genome, one interval contains:
- the LOC125576687 gene encoding thymocyte nuclear protein 1-like has translation MGKAKRYWLLKTEPSEWSWSDQDANGGISKWDGVKNKQAQKNLKSMASGDLCFFYHSGTKSRCVVGVVEVVREWYADDDDGEGVVDVKAVGEMRRFVDLKEMKGDKGIKDFVLFRQPRLSVVPVEDDVWKKICELGDGFCGDGKEDRESSDES, from the coding sequence ATGGGGAAAGCGAAGCGATACTGGCTTCTGAAAACAGAGCCAAGCGAGTGGTCATGGTCAGACCAAGACGCGAACGGCGGCATCAGCAAATGGGACGGGGTCAAGAACAAACAAGCCCAGAAGAATCTCAAGTCCATGGCTTCAGGCGACCTCTGTTTCTTCTACCATTCCGGTACGAAATCGAGATGCGTTGTGGGTGTGGTGGAGGTGGTTCGTGAATGGTACGCAGATGATGATGACGGAGAAGGAGTGGTTGACGTCAAAGCTGTTGGAGAGATGAGGAGATTTGTCGATTTGAAGGagatgaaaggagacaaagggattaaggattttgttttgtttagacAGCCGCGGTTGTCTGTTGTTCCAGTGGAAGATGATGTTTGGAAAAAAATTTGTGAACTGGGAGATGGGTTTTGTGGAGATGGTAAGGAAGATCGTGAAAGTAGCGATGAGTCTTAA